The Candidatus Latescibacterota bacterium region GAACAGGTACGAAGCGATCAGGGTCCTCGCAAAGGAAGCCAGAAGAGTCAATACGATCATCAAGATGTCTCCGGAGGAGATCGAGGAAAAGCCTACCACTATCGCCATCAATCGCATGATCGAAGGGAAAGTGAAGTATTACTATGAAGAGCCGGAGGCGGAGTAAAGACAGTAAGGTCGCCTTCGACGGCAGGAAGATACTTCTCGTAGTGACCGGCGGGATATCCGCGTACAAATCCGCCTATCTGGTCAGGATGATGAAGAGGTCCGGAGCACAGGTCCGGGTCGTTATGACAGCCGCAGCAACGAGATTCGTGACACCACTTACCTTCGAAGTCCTTTCAGGCAATCCCGTACAGACAGACATCTTCGCCCGGAGAGAAATTCCTGCAGTGGAACATATCGAGCTTGCCACATGGCCCGACCGGGTCGTCGTGGCACCCGCGACGGCCGATTTTATAGGCAGCGTGGCATCGGGGATGGCAGGAGACCTTCCTCGTGCTGTCGTGTGCGCCACCGCCGCGCCTGTATATATGGCACCCGCGATGAATGATGGTATGTGGGCCAATACGGCAGTGAAAAGGAATATAGATATTCTTGAAAAGGACGGGCGCCACATCATAGCGCCTGGAACGGGTGATCTGGCATGCGGGACTTCTGGCAGTGGACGTATGGCGGAGCCTGAAGAGATAATGGCTGTGATCGAGAGATCGTTCGAGCCGGGGCCACTAGAGGGAATCCGGTTCCTCGTGACGGCGGGACGGACCATTGAGGAGATCGATCCGGTAAGATATATATC contains the following coding sequences:
- the rpoZ gene encoding DNA-directed RNA polymerase subunit omega; translation: MQSKAMEDILAQVENRYEAIRVLAKEARRVNTIIKMSPEEIEEKPTTIAINRMIEGKVKYYYEEPEAE
- the coaBC gene encoding bifunctional phosphopantothenoylcysteine decarboxylase/phosphopantothenate--cysteine ligase CoaBC; this translates as MKSRRRSKDSKVAFDGRKILLVVTGGISAYKSAYLVRMMKRSGAQVRVVMTAAATRFVTPLTFEVLSGNPVQTDIFARREIPAVEHIELATWPDRVVVAPATADFIGSVASGMAGDLPRAVVCATAAPVYMAPAMNDGMWANTAVKRNIDILEKDGRHIIAPGTGDLACGTSGSGRMAEPEEIMAVIERSFEPGPLEGIRFLVTAGRTIEEIDPVRYIS